The following are encoded together in the Macadamia integrifolia cultivar HAES 741 chromosome 10, SCU_Mint_v3, whole genome shotgun sequence genome:
- the LOC122091375 gene encoding probable serine/threonine-protein kinase PBL28 isoform X1 gives MSLIFNLFISPNGCLQWLWIIDPMLGLWKEAESSYQMSRSNAPIVVGAVGGLALIMLVIVLVWFYMLQCKNSNKNSETGSSDPSTLVTVDWNRRAGSSTVGGPHISGPQEGKQFMLDKLEHATKQFSESNVIGHGSFGLVYKGLLRDGTVIAVKRRPGPSRQEFVEGAYYLSEIRHRNLVSLLGYCQEDGSQMLVYEYLPNGNVCGHLYDTGQGSQLEFKQRLSIALGAAKGLCHLHSLRPPLVHKNFKTANVLVDESFMAKVADAGVSELLERIEDAGPSSRSMDGDVFQDPEKGESRLFSEKSDVYSFGIFLLELITGQEALRINQGSNESLNQWKVESLASSDNLVDNRLAGTFTLESMKNLINLASWCMNLAGKVRPKMEMVVTLLDRILENERTMTTVMGEGTATVTLGSQLFT, from the exons ATGAGTCTGATCTTCAATCTCTTTATTTCTCCTAATGGGTGCCTACAGTGGCTTTGGATTATAGATCCCATGTTAGGTTTGTGGAAGGAGGCAGAGAGCTCCTACCAGATGTCGAGGTCAAATGCACCCATAGTTGTTGGTGCTGTAGGAGGGCTTGCATTGATAATGCTTGTCATTGTGCTTGTGTGGTTTTACATGTTGCAGTGTAAGAATTCAAACAAGAATTCAGAAACAGGTTCTTCAGACCCATCTACACTAG TTACAGTGGACTGGAATAGGCGAGCTGGATCGAGTACAGTGGGAGGTCCCCATATATCAGGACCACAGGAAGGGAAGCAGTTCATGCTTGATAAGTTGGAGCATGCAACAAAGCAATTCAGTGAAAGCAATGTGATTGGACATGGTAGTTTTGGTTTAGTCTACAAAGGTTTGCTACGTGATGGAACTGTTATAGCAGTTAAAAGGCGTCCAGGTCCTTCCAGGCAGGAATTTGTAGAAGGG GCATACTACCTGTCGGAGATCCGGCACCGAAACCTTGTTAGCCTTCTTGGTTATTGCCAGGAAGATGGCTCTCAAATGTTAGTTTATGAATATTTGCCCAATGGCAATGTATGTGGTCATCTATATG ATACTGGACAAGGATCACAACTGGAGTTCAAACAAAGGCTTTCCATAGCCTTAGGGGCAGCTAAAG GTCTGTGTCATTTGCATAGTCTGAGACCTCCTCTAGTACACAAGAACTTCAAAACGGCTAATGTCTTGGTTGATGAAAGCTTCATGGCAAAAGTTGCTGATGCAGGGGTTTCTGAGCTACTTGAAAGAATTGAAGATGCGGGTCCTTCATCTCGGTCAATGGATGGTGATGTTTTCCAAGATCCAGA GAAAGGAGAATCGAGATTATTCTCTGAAAAGAGTGATGTCTACAGTTTTGGGATATTTCTCTTGGAGCTCATAACTGGACAGGAGGCTTTAAGAATTAACCAGGGATCTAATGAAAGCTTGAACCAGTGG AAGGTTGAATCACTTGCGAGTTCAGACAATCTTGTTGACAACCGGCTGGCCGGAACCTTCACTTTGGAGAGCATGAAGAATTTGATCAATTTGGCATCATGGTGCATGAACTTAGCAGGAAAAGTGCGACCAAAAATGGAAATGGTTGTGACCTTGCTTGACCGAATTCTAGAAAACGAAAGAACAATGACCACAGTAATGGGTGAGGGTACTGCCACAGTTACTCTAGGGAGCCAATTATTTACTTAA
- the LOC122091377 gene encoding uncharacterized protein LOC122091377 isoform X1, with protein MAEDEEDDANSCIQDPGPSDGKLLDAFVGISPAPTAPQLGPFGNEKGGGLPQTFGDDVVVVAGIGDSLSDEEGCHCVDELQGLKIKEEVDHKDADQQDNAVRQAAGTRDGDCTLRY; from the exons ATGgctgaagatgaagaagacgatGCCAATAGCTGTATCCAGGATCCTGGCCCAAGCGATGGCAAGTTGTTGGATGCGTTTGTAGGGATATCACCGGCACCGACAGCGCCGCAACTGGGACCCTTTGGCAATGAGAAAGGCGGTGGCCTGCCACAAACCTTCGGGGATGATGTCGTCGTCGTCGCCGGCATTGGTGATTCGTTGAGTGATGAGGAAGGTTGCCACTGTGTGGACGAGTTACAGGGTCTCAAGATCAAGGAAGAGGTCGATCATAAGGATGCCGATCAGCAAGACAACGCCGTAAGACAg GCAGCTGGAACAAGAGATGGAGACTGTACATTAAGGTACTGA
- the LOC122091377 gene encoding uncharacterized protein LOC122091377 isoform X2 — protein sequence MAEDEEDDANSCIQDPGPSDGKLLDAFVGISPAPTAPQLGPFGNEKGGGLPQTFGDDVVVVAGIGDSLSDEEGCHCVDELQGLKIKEEVDHKDADQQDNAVRQVRREEG from the exons ATGgctgaagatgaagaagacgatGCCAATAGCTGTATCCAGGATCCTGGCCCAAGCGATGGCAAGTTGTTGGATGCGTTTGTAGGGATATCACCGGCACCGACAGCGCCGCAACTGGGACCCTTTGGCAATGAGAAAGGCGGTGGCCTGCCACAAACCTTCGGGGATGATGTCGTCGTCGTCGCCGGCATTGGTGATTCGTTGAGTGATGAGGAAGGTTGCCACTGTGTGGACGAGTTACAGGGTCTCAAGATCAAGGAAGAGGTCGATCATAAGGATGCCGATCAGCAAGACAACGCCGTAAGACAg gtaagaagggaagaagggtaa
- the LOC122091375 gene encoding leucine-rich repeat receptor protein kinase HPCA1-like isoform X5, giving the protein MSLIFNLFISPNGCLQWLWIIDPMLGLWKEAESSYQMSRSNAPIVVGAVGGLALIMLVIVLVWFYMLQCKNSNKNSETGSSDPSTLVTVDWNRRAGSSTVGGPHISGPQEGKQFMLDKLEHATKQFSESNVIGHGSFGLVYKGLLRDGTVIAVKRRPGPSRQEFVEGAYYLSEIRHRNLVSLLGYCQEDGSQMLVYEYLPNGNVCGHLYDTGQGSQLEFKQRLSIALGAAKGLCHLHSLRPPLVHKNFKTANVLVDESFMAKVADAGVSELLERIEDAGPSSRSMDGDVFQDPEKGESRLFSEKSDVYSFGIFLLELITGQEALRINQGSNESLNQLNHLRVQTILLTTGWPEPSLWRA; this is encoded by the exons ATGAGTCTGATCTTCAATCTCTTTATTTCTCCTAATGGGTGCCTACAGTGGCTTTGGATTATAGATCCCATGTTAGGTTTGTGGAAGGAGGCAGAGAGCTCCTACCAGATGTCGAGGTCAAATGCACCCATAGTTGTTGGTGCTGTAGGAGGGCTTGCATTGATAATGCTTGTCATTGTGCTTGTGTGGTTTTACATGTTGCAGTGTAAGAATTCAAACAAGAATTCAGAAACAGGTTCTTCAGACCCATCTACACTAG TTACAGTGGACTGGAATAGGCGAGCTGGATCGAGTACAGTGGGAGGTCCCCATATATCAGGACCACAGGAAGGGAAGCAGTTCATGCTTGATAAGTTGGAGCATGCAACAAAGCAATTCAGTGAAAGCAATGTGATTGGACATGGTAGTTTTGGTTTAGTCTACAAAGGTTTGCTACGTGATGGAACTGTTATAGCAGTTAAAAGGCGTCCAGGTCCTTCCAGGCAGGAATTTGTAGAAGGG GCATACTACCTGTCGGAGATCCGGCACCGAAACCTTGTTAGCCTTCTTGGTTATTGCCAGGAAGATGGCTCTCAAATGTTAGTTTATGAATATTTGCCCAATGGCAATGTATGTGGTCATCTATATG ATACTGGACAAGGATCACAACTGGAGTTCAAACAAAGGCTTTCCATAGCCTTAGGGGCAGCTAAAG GTCTGTGTCATTTGCATAGTCTGAGACCTCCTCTAGTACACAAGAACTTCAAAACGGCTAATGTCTTGGTTGATGAAAGCTTCATGGCAAAAGTTGCTGATGCAGGGGTTTCTGAGCTACTTGAAAGAATTGAAGATGCGGGTCCTTCATCTCGGTCAATGGATGGTGATGTTTTCCAAGATCCAGA GAAAGGAGAATCGAGATTATTCTCTGAAAAGAGTGATGTCTACAGTTTTGGGATATTTCTCTTGGAGCTCATAACTGGACAGGAGGCTTTAAGAATTAACCAGGGATCTAATGAAAGCTTGAACCA GTTGAATCACTTGCGAGTTCAGACAATCTTGTTGACAACCGGCTGGCCGGAACCTTCACTTTGGAGAGCATGA
- the LOC122091375 gene encoding probable serine/threonine-protein kinase PBL28 isoform X3: MSLIFNLFISPNGCLQWLWIIDPMLGLWKEAESSYQMSRSNAPIVVGAVGGLALIMLVIVLVWFYMLQCKNSNKNSETGSSDPSTLVDWNRRAGSSTVGGPHISGPQEGKQFMLDKLEHATKQFSESNVIGHGSFGLVYKGLLRDGTVIAVKRRPGPSRQEFVEGAYYLSEIRHRNLVSLLGYCQEDGSQMLVYEYLPNGNVCGHLYDTGQGSQLEFKQRLSIALGAAKGLCHLHSLRPPLVHKNFKTANVLVDESFMAKVADAGVSELLERIEDAGPSSRSMDGDVFQDPEKGESRLFSEKSDVYSFGIFLLELITGQEALRINQGSNESLNQWKVESLASSDNLVDNRLAGTFTLESMKNLINLASWCMNLAGKVRPKMEMVVTLLDRILENERTMTTVMGEGTATVTLGSQLFT; the protein is encoded by the exons ATGAGTCTGATCTTCAATCTCTTTATTTCTCCTAATGGGTGCCTACAGTGGCTTTGGATTATAGATCCCATGTTAGGTTTGTGGAAGGAGGCAGAGAGCTCCTACCAGATGTCGAGGTCAAATGCACCCATAGTTGTTGGTGCTGTAGGAGGGCTTGCATTGATAATGCTTGTCATTGTGCTTGTGTGGTTTTACATGTTGCAGTGTAAGAATTCAAACAAGAATTCAGAAACAGGTTCTTCAGACCCATCTACACTAG TGGACTGGAATAGGCGAGCTGGATCGAGTACAGTGGGAGGTCCCCATATATCAGGACCACAGGAAGGGAAGCAGTTCATGCTTGATAAGTTGGAGCATGCAACAAAGCAATTCAGTGAAAGCAATGTGATTGGACATGGTAGTTTTGGTTTAGTCTACAAAGGTTTGCTACGTGATGGAACTGTTATAGCAGTTAAAAGGCGTCCAGGTCCTTCCAGGCAGGAATTTGTAGAAGGG GCATACTACCTGTCGGAGATCCGGCACCGAAACCTTGTTAGCCTTCTTGGTTATTGCCAGGAAGATGGCTCTCAAATGTTAGTTTATGAATATTTGCCCAATGGCAATGTATGTGGTCATCTATATG ATACTGGACAAGGATCACAACTGGAGTTCAAACAAAGGCTTTCCATAGCCTTAGGGGCAGCTAAAG GTCTGTGTCATTTGCATAGTCTGAGACCTCCTCTAGTACACAAGAACTTCAAAACGGCTAATGTCTTGGTTGATGAAAGCTTCATGGCAAAAGTTGCTGATGCAGGGGTTTCTGAGCTACTTGAAAGAATTGAAGATGCGGGTCCTTCATCTCGGTCAATGGATGGTGATGTTTTCCAAGATCCAGA GAAAGGAGAATCGAGATTATTCTCTGAAAAGAGTGATGTCTACAGTTTTGGGATATTTCTCTTGGAGCTCATAACTGGACAGGAGGCTTTAAGAATTAACCAGGGATCTAATGAAAGCTTGAACCAGTGG AAGGTTGAATCACTTGCGAGTTCAGACAATCTTGTTGACAACCGGCTGGCCGGAACCTTCACTTTGGAGAGCATGAAGAATTTGATCAATTTGGCATCATGGTGCATGAACTTAGCAGGAAAAGTGCGACCAAAAATGGAAATGGTTGTGACCTTGCTTGACCGAATTCTAGAAAACGAAAGAACAATGACCACAGTAATGGGTGAGGGTACTGCCACAGTTACTCTAGGGAGCCAATTATTTACTTAA
- the LOC122091375 gene encoding leucine-rich repeat receptor protein kinase HPCA1-like isoform X4, whose product MSLIFNLFISPNGCLQWLWIIDPMLGLWKEAESSYQMSRSNAPIVVGAVGGLALIMLVIVLVWFYMLQCKNSNKNSETGSSDPSTLVTVDWNRRAGSSTVGGPHISGPQEGKQFMLDKLEHATKQFSESNVIGHGSFGLVYKGLLRDGTVIAVKRRPGPSRQEFVEGAYYLSEIRHRNLVSLLGYCQEDGSQMLVYEYLPNGNVCGHLYDTGQGSQLEFKQRLSIALGAAKGLCHLHSLRPPLVHKNFKTANVLVDESFMAKVADAGVSELLERIEDAGPSSRSMDGDVFQDPEKGESRLFSEKSDVYSFGIFLLELITGQEALRINQGSNESLNQRLNHLRVQTILLTTGWPEPSLWRA is encoded by the exons ATGAGTCTGATCTTCAATCTCTTTATTTCTCCTAATGGGTGCCTACAGTGGCTTTGGATTATAGATCCCATGTTAGGTTTGTGGAAGGAGGCAGAGAGCTCCTACCAGATGTCGAGGTCAAATGCACCCATAGTTGTTGGTGCTGTAGGAGGGCTTGCATTGATAATGCTTGTCATTGTGCTTGTGTGGTTTTACATGTTGCAGTGTAAGAATTCAAACAAGAATTCAGAAACAGGTTCTTCAGACCCATCTACACTAG TTACAGTGGACTGGAATAGGCGAGCTGGATCGAGTACAGTGGGAGGTCCCCATATATCAGGACCACAGGAAGGGAAGCAGTTCATGCTTGATAAGTTGGAGCATGCAACAAAGCAATTCAGTGAAAGCAATGTGATTGGACATGGTAGTTTTGGTTTAGTCTACAAAGGTTTGCTACGTGATGGAACTGTTATAGCAGTTAAAAGGCGTCCAGGTCCTTCCAGGCAGGAATTTGTAGAAGGG GCATACTACCTGTCGGAGATCCGGCACCGAAACCTTGTTAGCCTTCTTGGTTATTGCCAGGAAGATGGCTCTCAAATGTTAGTTTATGAATATTTGCCCAATGGCAATGTATGTGGTCATCTATATG ATACTGGACAAGGATCACAACTGGAGTTCAAACAAAGGCTTTCCATAGCCTTAGGGGCAGCTAAAG GTCTGTGTCATTTGCATAGTCTGAGACCTCCTCTAGTACACAAGAACTTCAAAACGGCTAATGTCTTGGTTGATGAAAGCTTCATGGCAAAAGTTGCTGATGCAGGGGTTTCTGAGCTACTTGAAAGAATTGAAGATGCGGGTCCTTCATCTCGGTCAATGGATGGTGATGTTTTCCAAGATCCAGA GAAAGGAGAATCGAGATTATTCTCTGAAAAGAGTGATGTCTACAGTTTTGGGATATTTCTCTTGGAGCTCATAACTGGACAGGAGGCTTTAAGAATTAACCAGGGATCTAATGAAAGCTTGAACCA AAGGTTGAATCACTTGCGAGTTCAGACAATCTTGTTGACAACCGGCTGGCCGGAACCTTCACTTTGGAGAGCATGA
- the LOC122091375 gene encoding probable serine/threonine-protein kinase PBL28 isoform X2 produces the protein MSLIFNLFISPNGCLQWLWIIDPMLGLWKEAESSYQMSRSNAPIVVGAVGGLALIMLVIVLVWFYMLQCKNSNKNSETGSSDPSTLVTVDWNRRAGSSTVGGPHISGPQEGKQFMLDKLEHATKQFSESNVIGHGSFGLVYKGLLRDGTVIAVKRRPGPSRQEFVEGAYYLSEIRHRNLVSLLGYCQEDGSQMLVYEYLPNGNVCGHLYDTGQGSQLEFKQRLSIALGAAKGLCHLHSLRPPLVHKNFKTANVLVDESFMAKVADAGVSELLERIEDAGPSSRSMDGDVFQDPEKGESRLFSEKSDVYSFGIFLLELITGQEALRINQGSNESLNQWVESLASSDNLVDNRLAGTFTLESMKNLINLASWCMNLAGKVRPKMEMVVTLLDRILENERTMTTVMGEGTATVTLGSQLFT, from the exons ATGAGTCTGATCTTCAATCTCTTTATTTCTCCTAATGGGTGCCTACAGTGGCTTTGGATTATAGATCCCATGTTAGGTTTGTGGAAGGAGGCAGAGAGCTCCTACCAGATGTCGAGGTCAAATGCACCCATAGTTGTTGGTGCTGTAGGAGGGCTTGCATTGATAATGCTTGTCATTGTGCTTGTGTGGTTTTACATGTTGCAGTGTAAGAATTCAAACAAGAATTCAGAAACAGGTTCTTCAGACCCATCTACACTAG TTACAGTGGACTGGAATAGGCGAGCTGGATCGAGTACAGTGGGAGGTCCCCATATATCAGGACCACAGGAAGGGAAGCAGTTCATGCTTGATAAGTTGGAGCATGCAACAAAGCAATTCAGTGAAAGCAATGTGATTGGACATGGTAGTTTTGGTTTAGTCTACAAAGGTTTGCTACGTGATGGAACTGTTATAGCAGTTAAAAGGCGTCCAGGTCCTTCCAGGCAGGAATTTGTAGAAGGG GCATACTACCTGTCGGAGATCCGGCACCGAAACCTTGTTAGCCTTCTTGGTTATTGCCAGGAAGATGGCTCTCAAATGTTAGTTTATGAATATTTGCCCAATGGCAATGTATGTGGTCATCTATATG ATACTGGACAAGGATCACAACTGGAGTTCAAACAAAGGCTTTCCATAGCCTTAGGGGCAGCTAAAG GTCTGTGTCATTTGCATAGTCTGAGACCTCCTCTAGTACACAAGAACTTCAAAACGGCTAATGTCTTGGTTGATGAAAGCTTCATGGCAAAAGTTGCTGATGCAGGGGTTTCTGAGCTACTTGAAAGAATTGAAGATGCGGGTCCTTCATCTCGGTCAATGGATGGTGATGTTTTCCAAGATCCAGA GAAAGGAGAATCGAGATTATTCTCTGAAAAGAGTGATGTCTACAGTTTTGGGATATTTCTCTTGGAGCTCATAACTGGACAGGAGGCTTTAAGAATTAACCAGGGATCTAATGAAAGCTTGAACCAGTGG GTTGAATCACTTGCGAGTTCAGACAATCTTGTTGACAACCGGCTGGCCGGAACCTTCACTTTGGAGAGCATGAAGAATTTGATCAATTTGGCATCATGGTGCATGAACTTAGCAGGAAAAGTGCGACCAAAAATGGAAATGGTTGTGACCTTGCTTGACCGAATTCTAGAAAACGAAAGAACAATGACCACAGTAATGGGTGAGGGTACTGCCACAGTTACTCTAGGGAGCCAATTATTTACTTAA